Within Archocentrus centrarchus isolate MPI-CPG fArcCen1 unplaced genomic scaffold, fArcCen1 scaffold_107_ctg1, whole genome shotgun sequence, the genomic segment ATAATAACTTGGCAGGCAGGAactacacaacaaaacaaactgatgcTGGAAAGTCAAAAGTAAAGTCAAAGTACAAAGtaaaagtggaaataaaaaaaaaataaataaacaaatacaaaggCAGGAAACTCCCACTGAACAAAAATGCTAGGGGAactctgtgcgtgtgtgggcgtgtgtgggtgtgggtgtgtgtgggtgggggtggggggttaccAGCAAAGCACAATGAATAGATAACAGTGATGTGCAGTCAGGTGAGGCAGTGCCTCCCGTCATCATGAcaagtagaatagaatagaatacaatgcctttattgtcattatacaggatgtacaatgcgattggagggccactcctgttcagtgccatgcaacagaaaatcaaactctctaaaataaaaaataaaaatattataatctagtataatcaagaaatatacagaaaataaacaatgtataaaatatacaaaaaatagaatgtatagaaatatatacatacattaaaCATACGTAAACATACATAAAATATTAACAATgatgagaaaatacatttgaccacttCACTGttcaataaaactgttttctgaattatttcaacactttaatggtcaaaatcgcGGAATTTACACAtcgcctgttcaaacacatgaaGAAATGCGGGGAgaggcagtgcagtgcagtggttcacctctggtggcgctgtgtcacatacaacaaatgaagcaggcggttggcgcatgcccattgctgtctctctttatatcactaatacatgtttgattacacatgtgctgcacatgctgatgttccacagtctgtgtaacaaactgaaaGAATGTGTGTGACGTGTTTATTCTTTATGATCGGTCATAAATTCATGGTGAAAATAAGCAGGGGGAGGCAGGAAGTACCGTGTCGCACCAATAGGGGGCAGTGCTGTCCATTATTcaagaaaaattttaaattctatattTAAAAGGAAGCCAAGGAAGAggagccagtatgggagaactCTGCTCTCTTgatcacaaatcacagagattTAAGACTGTGTGCAGGAAGAGTGTGACCTTTCTCCACTTGTCTCAATTTATTTGGAATGTTAAAGATGTTAAAAAACTACACAGATTACCAGTTAACGAATTAGCCTCTTAATTCTAAATGAGCTCAATGAACTCAGAGATGACCTGGAATCTACAAATTTGAAGGAGTTTCCATTAGTACATGGTACCAGGTAGCAGATACTTTATTTTAGTACTCACTCAGCCGGAGTTCCAAGTGATCTGAGGAGATCCTAAACTGTGATGTGGAAGAACAGCAAAATTCACAGTTCTGGACATTTCAGACCACActcaaaaaaaggaatttaggttgtcattacattaaaaaaatagtaacatgttctttaacaaaataatttcatgttTCAAAGGCAAACGTGATAAAATCATGTCAGATAAGCATGAAATTAACAACCTAACGTTCATGAAATTCAGTCATGTTGAGATAACATGATTCAATGGAGTCAGAATGATCTTGCGCCGAAGACGGAGCAGCGAGATCACGGGAGATCACGCGAGATCACGCGAGATGACATACCATTTGGTGTGCCCGGGAAATTTCGAATGGCAGTTATCAAGCGAAGAAGGAAGTTGGCTGGCGTGCATCATAAAAGGTaagattcagtctttttttttttctcgtccgTCTAAATGCAAATGATAATATGTGAATCAAATCATCAGCAGACTTTAATCATTTTCCGTAATATTTGGTCGCGTAACATGTTTGTTAGCTAAAGTGACGATAGTTAGCTGGCAATTATTCGTGCTTCTCTACCATTTGCGCCAATGTTTTGCCTGTTCCATGCTTGTATATGGcacattattttatgttgtgtggATTAAATAGGTTAATTTTAGGCACAAACAATGCTTCgttttaactctgcagctccTGGAGCGATGTCGCTCGCGCTCCATTCATTTTTTCCTATAGAACTTGTGTGATGAGGCCACCGTGGCTtcacacaagttccataggaaatgaatggagagggagTGACGGATTTCCATCATATGGacaaaacgaccctttaacacgagtggatcatcgcgtacaagtttttccacgcctccacagctctgtgctgtgagcgtgcatgcgtgtgttgtgctcgctgtgcagaggtcagctgttattttttctttacgtcagctgaaGCCACCGTTAGCAGCCATCGTTCAGTGTTGGtcttgtgcgaaattctgttcccgtgtgaaaatctgttccccctgtgttgggAGCAcgcactgcagccagagaggcggatcgAACTGTCTTCAGCAAACCTCATTTGGTATTTTCCCCAGTGATTTATGTACAACCTTCCCTACCACCCCTAACGTGCCCTATATTTCCAGTTGTTATTCATGTTGCATTCCAGAGACCTATACCAAAAGTTTGAATACATGTATAGATGCACCTCTGCTCaggatgaattaaatatttaatggtTGAAAATTTATCTGATCTCTTTCAGAACATCACTTGTCTGTTGTTCATCTGCATGAGTACCAGTGAAGGGGGTCATCGGCCATCAagtttttgatttcagtggTTAATAGTAAGTTTTACCAGATCTGAAGTGACTGATTCTAATGTTGGAGTGCTTATAAAGCTAAACCTGCATgtgaagaagccaaaaaaagcagaagtaaattaCTGCCCCAGCTATCCAGCCAGTGAAACAGCAGAGACACTGGAAGAGTTGAGAGTGACGCTCCTCTCAGAagtaaaaagagaaacaatcaTCAGAAGTTGGCAGAAATGATGGACAAGACCTTTGCACTCAGAAGGCAAGAATGTATTTGGAGAGGCCCCCATGATAGCAACAAGGTGGCGAGCTCTCTTCCATGTTTGTGACATAAGTGGATGAATGCATAAAAGAACAAGCCCCACTGCATGCAATGTGTCACAATACATATTGGCAGACTCCGAGAAGTTACTCATACTGATGTGGATTTACTGAAGGCCAGCAACTGTAGCCtaaggctacattcacactgcagcctgaagtgacccaaatcttttttcttttttttttgcccttatgtgacctgtatctgatcttttcatgtcagtctgaacaacattggatttcacaaaaaaaatcggaattgagcATTAAGGCCTGCACTGTGAATGTAGCTTTAGTTGGCCTTCTGACAAAGAAAGTTCATGTATAGATAATACATGTtttatgcatttacatttcttaaaCAGAACTGCTATCTCAAACGATTACCAAAGGTGACGGTACAAGTGCCAAACTAAGTTTTGTctacttttttggttttttttgtaggtGAGTGCAGAGTTCGAGAGAATCACAACAATCCATTTGCAGTCAACATTCTTCTCCAGGCTTGATGTTCAATCTGCAAACCTAATGAAGGCGTATGCCAAGAAAGGAGGCGTTCAAGGGAGAAAAATCAAGACCATCCTGGCACCCATAACCCAGGTATGATACCAGTGTAAAAGTGACATTACTGAAAACTGGTCTATTGTAGAAATGACTGAGCACCACATCCTTTGTTAAACTAGAAGGATGTAAACTGTTTTGGAGTGGTCtacttttcacatatttcaggCATAAATATTTCTTAGATGACATCTTCAACTAGGtggtaaaataaatgttaaaataattcattttaatcatgGCGTGATGAAAGGAAACACAAAGTAGTAAAAATAGTTAAGTAATGGATTCTTAAAGATCTTTTTAAACAGACTATCCCTGATCAAACAATCTAAGCTGTATAAAATGTTAGCCACTGATCACTTTTATATTATGACTTCCTTTGAATTTAGTTAAGTTTCCAAGTGTGTGAACCTACACTGCTGGATTgttgaaattgtgttttcactgttttcttctttttctgatcTGCATATTAAGAATGAAACTATTGAAGTCAGAAGAGAATACATCCTCAAAGGTCTCTGCATGTACCTGAATGAAGACCCAGAGAAGCTGGTGAAGGAATACCTGGTATGTTAATTTACCTATGTGTTATGATAGGGAtgatcagagttggagttaattGGGCTTCCTGTGTATTCCTATTAGATTTAAATTATGTTAAGAGAAGGTCAttaaaactcttctttttcttctttctcttggttaaatttccagttcaatttatttataatgttcatttaaaaataacaaaaatttgaccaggacattaaaaacatgcacCATACTTTGGCACAATCACAAACCACCCTTACCTACTAGACATTTACAACCCATTGTTACTCTAAATTGAATCACATGCTGTCGTTGAGGGTCACTTGAAGAAGGGGGAAGGTATAAGCACTGACTTGTGGGACGTCTTTACTAGGGCTGGGTGgtatatcgagtttttaagaatctcgatatatatttttatatgcgatataagatgagacaatatcattatatcgatatagtcatGTTACAGTCATACTTGTTTGTCTCTGAAAAACTTCACACTGCCTCACCTTtctccctcaccgcttcacccataaataatgcaggaagcgacagcatggcagtgttgccaacttagcgaatTTGTCACTAGATTcagtggcttttcagaccccgctggtgacttttttttttttaaccaaaaagcACCTCGCGACCAATGTAGCGACTTTTCCCGGTGATGTTGCCgattttggagagttttggaaccTGAAATCCGCCgctgtcgctgtgttttgtgtacatacagccttcatactgtgTCCATTTATATGCTTTGGCATTGCCTGGACCCAAGAGTCCCTGGCCATACACAACTAGATAGCATAAtttggtttgtactgtaagtcatgtgaccttaaaAGCGGAGgtgggtcttttttgtgtgcatgcattgtCATGGCATTTACTCCATCATGGGAACAAGACAGGTTCTGCACATGGAAGATGTTTGGTTTGTATATAGAGTTGCTATGGAGGGCTTTGTACTCGCCCATAAGTATGACTGGTTTGGAATGACAGGCAATGTGGCAGACCCTCCAAGCAAACTTGCAAATTGAGGTGACTGGCCATGGAATACTGGGCCTGTTTGGGATTCACCCTCTGTCCTTGTCTTTctgacaataacaaacacacataccctACTTTAGCTCCTAGTTTTTCCTGTAATGAGACAATATACCTTTTCCAAATTGGAAAATCTAACGCTGGACTCACGATTACCACAGACAGGCCTATGGTGGAGCTAGTTGTTGGAAGTATTTCACCATGACTCAGTcaaatttttatgttaattggttatttgattacatgtgttttgttatgAATATGGATTAGGGTAGTGAAAGCTGTTTTACATACTGTAAAGATtgtgtactgtaaatatgaatgcagtgcaaatcaatttaagaaatctttattctttttttgcaGGATGTCAATGAAGGTGCTCAACGGCCATAGCAGAGACTGCGTTTGAAATCTTTGTCCTTCAAGCAGAAGGTGCAGAGCCTGGTGATGACCCCATGGATGTTGGGAGTGGAAGTGATGAGTAACTTGGACAGTGTATCTTTTGCTGTAGAGAAGTTGCTGGGTCTTGTCTATGTGCTAAGAGAGGCAAGAGGTTTATTCCTTGTTTAGTAGTCAGCAAGCATCTGCACTGCCCATGTAaaagtaatgcattacatttttggaaatacatttttagaaatacaattctattgtattttttctaatttgttgTGTATTCTTTCAACCCTTTCAACCAGTACTGTTAAAACACTTAATTTATTAACACTAAAAAACTATTCTTTAAGGTAACGTAATTCAATCATGGAAAGTATTTCCACAAGATTAATTGCTTTCTTTCAGCATAAAGCAAATTTGTTAGGCTAACTTAATTTCCATGAATTGGATCAACTTAATTAAGTAGTGTAGTTATACCACTGTAAAATAAGTTGAATTCAactaaatttgaattcatctgaAACAAGTAAATTCATTTAGTTGGTCCAAAACATTACAAATTAGTTGGGCTGgctctattaaattaaattgggcCCAACTATAGTAATAGGTTGAATCaaccttaataaattaagttgAACCAACACAGGTGCTTTAAATTGGAGCAACAGAATTACATAATGctgaaataaagtaaagtaatcatgtggaaatcttttccatgatttttttatgttaatccAAAGAGTTATTTTTTTGAGTGCAACTGCTGGTTATGTGCCTCAGTgggctgcttcttcttccttttaaatCTCCACAGAACTACAGaaccagctacagcagcagcagcagcagcagcagcagcaacaacaacaacaacaacaacaacaacagcaggaaGAACCATCAGGACAGTCGGAGTTTCCTCTTCTACCACATCAAGCGTGTTTTCATCTTCACGTTCTCCTTCTGTGACGTTCGTCTCCATCATGTTTCCATGtgtttcacctgcagaggaaacattaACAATCAGAGCAGAAACACTGAGACACCAAAGCAGCAGTGAACCAACAGGTGTGTGTTCAACAGGTGAAACTGCAGAGacagcagcttcagctgctCATCAGAAAAAGCTATTTGAGAGCAGCTTCAGCAGTAAAGAGGACTGTGGCTGAGTTTTAGCTCAGCACCACGTTACAAATGGAGAAAATTATAACTGGCTCATAAAGCTGTGCAGTTTTAGATTCtcacagtttttaattttacacttaaaatttattttctttttccacgTTTTTATGATATGAGACCTGAGTGTGAGCTCCACAGACTCACCTGTGACTGTGAGGTTGATGAAGTGGCTGATCTCAGTGTGAGCTCTGCTACTTCTCCCAGGTTTCCTCACTGCTATGTGACACTCATATATCCCAGTGTCATTAAACGTCACGTTCTCCAGGATCAGAGAAACGTCTCCGTCCTTCATCTCCGGGTTCCTCAGCTTCACTCGGCCGTGGAAAGATGGATGCTGGTAGTTTTGATAGGAGCGCCTGTTCCTGTAGAAGTAGATGTAGCCGTCTGTGTtcaggtcagctctgctccacttcAGCACTGAGATGGTTTCATGTTTGCAGATCTGACACTGAAGAGTGACGTTCTCTCCAAGCTTCACCTGCACAtcctgctgcagagctgaaggaAAGAGAGGAATCATCAGTTTCTCTCCCTTCACTGTTATTTTAACAGATAAAGCTGCTGAATAgccgggaaaaaaaaaaaatggctgaacAAACTTCGGGGAAACGTTTAATCATTCAAACCTGAATCCAGTTTCCAGTCAAGTGAACAAACTTCTACGTGTGAAAAGTGAAGTCAGACCTCTGACTCAGTGGATTGCAGAACCACTTTTAGCTACAATAACtcaaagtaatcattttctccaGAACTTCATGAGTCTCTCACAGCTCTTCAGACTCATCTATAAAATTAGGCATAAAATTAGGAACATGGATGATTAACAGACACCAAAACAAATGTAGCCTCTAGCTCTCTGCAGCCTAACTTCAGCTAATTAGAGTCCCTGAACAAGactgttgtgtttgtgctgttggagcatttttaatgcaaatagCTGACATTTATTATGGCTGCTGTGCAGTTAATTAgctaacagaccatccaagaagtctgCTCCTGACCTGAGCAGCTGTGATCACAGCTGTCCTGTAAGGCTGTCAGGTGGTCTTCACCTGTGCACCTGAACACACATATTTGACGATGTGTTCAGTGTCCAGCTGGTGGTCCTGCTCTGCTTAAACCACCAAATGTAAATCAGTGACTTCTGACTGATgctaattcaattttatttatatagctccaattcacaacaactgtcacctcaagcTGCTTTTTAATGCAGGCTAcagaccccctgtgagcagcacatggtgacagtgggaaggaaaaactcccttttaacaggaaaaagcctccagcagaaccaggctcagggaggggcagtcatctgccgcgatgGGTTGGggccccagcagcctaggcctatagcagcataactaggggagggttcagggtcacctgatccagccttaactaaGTCCTGCTGGACTTTCATTGATGTCACATTTGTGTGGATGGACGTTTATGGTCACAGAGGAGGTTAAGGGATTAACTgcttcacatttttaatctaTGACCAAACGTCAGGAAGCAGAAAGGGAAAAAGAGTCGGCCCTGAAGCTGCAAGGGGATCAGGTGGAGGAAGGCCAACCATTGGAGCAGGAAGCTCAGAGGACCTGCCAGCTTTAGATAAGCCTGAGCAGAGATGCTGTGACGGCACCTATGATCCATAACAAGAAACACGCACAACCacgcacacacaaccacacacatgcacaaccaCACACAGAAATTAGGTTGAAATTGTTTTTTAGCATGAAAATAGGACAACACTGCCCACAACCACCAGATGTTCCACTGAGGACATGATACAGAAAATAGACAACCTAGTTTTGGAAAGAattagagcacacacacacacacacacacacacacgcacacgcacacacccacacgcacacacttctGTTGCTGTCAGAGCTCAGTCAGAGTTCAAATGCACAGTTTACAATGTTAAACCCTTTAAAGGACAAACGTCTCCATCTGCTCCAAACCTCTCCAACATCTCCCGGGGTGCCAGGTAACAGCATTCCTGCATCTCACTGCAACCATTCCAGATGCTTCCAGAAGAGCTGCCATTGAACTCCATCAGACTGGATGAGTCAGTCGGGACAGCATCAAGTCCTGACTGAGCATCAGCATTTGTGAAAATGGATTGATCAGCTATAACGAGTGATGACACATTTGGCGGCTGTAGATACCGACATGTTTCCCACCTCAGAGCTTTCTGCTCAGGTTTCTGCTTGTTCTCATCATGCAGCAATTCCCTGCTGACAGTTTACAATCCAGCATTGAGACATCACAGTTTATTTTACACCTTTACCAGTGGGGGCATCCAAAGGGGGGGCTGAGTGCGCTGACAGATTTCTGATAGGATAGTTAAtgagcagtgatgtcagtaacgcgctacttagtaacgcgttactctaatctgactactttgtctcggtaacgagtaatctaacgtgttactatttgcagtcgagtaatcagattaaagttacttatccaagtaactgtgcgttactatttttgtcattttcctcagtacaaagatatatttttgctttcttcttgcgtctcggagagtgacgtctggcagatgcgacagttaagtcccgttttcggcatgaggacaataacagcacagcgacacaaatgtaaacaatgaagggaggagagagatgcacgttttctagctgaaatacagacactattgtgagtctgtgtcagctaaagatgacatcaaggttagttgttcGCTCTGTGCTGCGACAAAGTGCtgtctagcttcaaaaacactacgtcagatatgaggaaacatctggagtcacggcgcagtcacacttacagagcgagtcgcaacaggtggagcgaagcagagctgcgactaatgcaggagccccccagcacccaaacagcaaaagctggacttcagtacAAACCAGTAAGGGGGGGAAGGgctgaaaaagttgaaaagccctctactttagtatgtagtagaggctggtattgtgcaaaaagtgatcgtctgccaaaaagaaattttcggtatttgccagaaaaaaatcattccctgtatttaaacagctgtaaatgacttgatgacctataatctgtgaagcatatatcaaacatatctctcctgaatgatatcaggttattctgagtgagaaacagcatttctagcacaaggtagaagctgcactcagttttttgaaaaagtgacttttatatatagattttttttttttcaaggtaaaaactgtctgacattaaaaatgtctttttaaacagaaatctggctcacaaagctgcagaaatcacaacaaatataacatcacagttatataaagatatttgaagtggccaaaaagctctggattgattataatgtaggtacaataacacagactcctaaagattgttgaaaaacatcTTCTGCATTTTATGAAGGGCTTACTTCATAAATCAGGCTGACTGaactctgtttaccaatataagcaaagatattacacataaaaacacacagaaacatcagaatcactttatgacagacgatcactttttggcacaagaccggcagctgttgaaagtaactaataaagtaactgtaatctaacttagttacttctaaaattaagtaatcagtaaagtaactaagttactttttactttttttcaaggtaactataccatcactgttaatgagtacttttactttttctctGAAACTTTGGTACTCTTACTTAAGTAAAGAGTCTAAAAAATTCATTTCAACAGTTTGTGAAACAACTCTAAACTCTGGAGATTATTAGTGATCAGTCTGTATGAGGGCTGAACTTGAGCCTGAGAATCAGAGTTTAATTTAGTTTAGCTTTAAATAATCCTGGAAACACTGCTGTGACAGCAGACACCCCCATCCCACAATCTGTAGTGTCAACATCATCTGTGGTCTCATTATTAGTCATTACAGTGCAATAAATAATCTGTTTCACTCACCTGTAGATGCAGAAATTAGAGACAAACACAGGAGCAGCTTGAAGGAGtccatcagtgacagcagagagaatgcagactgaacagaaagagaTTTGCAGTCAGGGCAAAACCTTTATGTAGAGAGGGAGGATtttaccacaaaaacaaaaccaaaaaaaaaaccacccaaAAGATCATGTtacaacagaaaatgaaattCCAGAAGTATTCAatcactttctctctcacacacacacacacacacacacacacacacacacacacacacacacacacacacacacacacacacacacacacacaccccaaattTTTCCCAAGATATTCAGGattatttttcaaacaaaagaacTAAACAAATCCCCCAAACAACCCAAAAAtcagaaaaaggaataaaaaaactaaaaacgcattaaaaaaaataagtatatgATATTCTCTAAAAACAATGAACTcctgactgccccccccccccttttttgaTTTTGCACTTTTATGTCCTTCAATGGGAGACAACAGTCACTTTGTATCCCTGAGCGCTCTTGACCCCCACTCCCTAACTCTACCATCcataccaaaaaacaaacaaatgcaaaaaggggagaaaaacaagccacacacactgactcagatacacacacactgactcagatacacacacactgactcagatacacacacatagacagatacacacacagacacgtttCCTTTTACTATGCGATTCAGCATATGCGAGTTTTTCCCAGATTCCTGACCTTTTGTTTTCAGGTGCacaatttaaaacaaagaattgAACCAAACTTTTGCTTTATCTAATATCTGAGCATCTCCCTCATaattgtttacatttactgcaaCCTTGATATTTGTCCTCTGGACTTTATTCACCCTTAATTTGTTTTACCGGTTTCTTTAGGATTtcatcccccttttttttttttttccttttttcactgCAGTATCAGCCCActtgttctcacacacacacacagatacacacatacacacaggcctCCTCATTCACACTTTTAGTTGCAACTTTTACTAACAATTTCATGCCAGTTTATTAGTCTATTTATTCACACAACACTTAtgttacaatttttattttctgccaaCGTATATACCATGAAAGATCGCCCGAAATATTGGTTATGTTCAATTTTATCTAAAACAGCCACGAGTCTATTCTACAAGCAAGTCAttattttaagtctaatctgaTTACAATTCCACCAGTCAGGCTTGACCTCTAGAACAGCTCTAATTAATGTTTTAGTGATTTCAGCACACCACCACCCTAGCTATAAGTCTTTAATCCGGTTACTCGAACATTTAGATTAGCTCTATTAATGTCTTAGTGATTTCAGCACACCACCACAATGGCACGACGTTAGCT encodes:
- the LOC115775350 gene encoding myelin-oligodendrocyte glycoprotein-like — translated: MDSFKLLLCLSLISASTALQQDVQVKLGENVTLQCQICKHETISVLKWSRADLNTDGYIYFYRNRRSYQNYQHPSFHGRVKLRNPEMKDGDVSLILENVTFNDTGIYECHIAVRKPGRSSRAHTEISHFINLTVTGETHGNMMETNVTEGEREDENTLDVHIDKTQQLLYSSAPSA